Proteins encoded within one genomic window of Gambusia affinis linkage group LG09, SWU_Gaff_1.0, whole genome shotgun sequence:
- the rapgef2b gene encoding rap guanine nucleotide exchange factor 2 isoform X13, with amino-acid sequence MKPLAASDSNGVPSQQDKTPLPADFSRLHLADGLHPQVTHVSSSHSGCSITSDSGSSSLSDIYQATENEPGDMDLSGLPETAVDSEEDDDEEDIERASDPLMSRDIVRDCLEKDPMDRTDDDIEQLLEFMHQLPAFANMTMSVRRELCAVMVFAVVERAGTIVLNDGEELDSWSVILNGSVEVTYPDSRTEMLCMGNSFGVSPTMEKEFMKGVMRTKVDDCQFVCIAQQDYCCILNQVEKNMQKVEEEGEIVMVKEHRELDRTGTRKGHIVIKGTPERLTMHLVEEHSVVDPTYIEDFLLTYRTFLSSPMVVGKKLLEWFHDPSLRDKVTRVVLLWVNNHFNDFEGDPAMTHFLEEFESNLEKEKMCGHLRLLNIACAAKAKPRLVTLTKPSRDSPLAFTLLGGQEKGFCIFIDAVEPGSKAAEAGLKRGDQILEVNGQNFETVQFSKANEILKNNTHLSITVKTNLLVFKELLTRPEHEHELDGDEEHDRKNGAPHLPKIGDIKKGSRYSIPDLAVDVEQVMGLEKASKKAKSNTVGGRNKLKKIFDKTLTSILPPKPYNDVCVGQSQDDSIVGMKPSKQIPAALPVSGNLSSSNPDLLQSHHRILDFNNQPDMSDQVLRVFKADQQSRYIMIGKDTTAKEVVAQAIREFALTATPEAYSLCEVSVTPEGVIKQRRLPDQLSKLADRIQLSGRYYLKSNMETETLCSDEDAQDLLREGQIALLQLSTVEVATQLSMRAFELFCAIEPTEYIDDLFKLRSKTGSVSLKRFEESINHETFWVATEVVREPNQLKRMKIIKHFIKIALHCRECKNFNSMFAIISGLNLAPVSRLRGTWEKLPSKYEKLFGDLQDLFDPSRNMAKYRNVLNNQNLQPPIIPLFPVIKKDLTFLHEGNDSKVDGLVNFEKLRMIAKEIRHVGRMASVNMDPALMFRTRKKKWRSLGSLSQGSANAAVLDVSQTGGHKKRVRRSSFLNAKKLYEDAQMARKVKQYLSNLSLETNEESLQTFSLQCEPSISTLPKNAGGKRPDTSPVVSRAASQQRGQLAKGNQVLQVPTVALYPSRKRVPVKDLPPFGTSSPQSLKKILSLSEEGNERHRRQPEDTMSNASSQLSSPPTSPQSSPKKGYGRSGDAYSDPGHSEISSRSSLVSNSSFDMAQEERRLRHSGGAGESHMGGPRLERRATTDPDQYSLGSYSSMQDCRGIYVGCPTVLSSPSSEELTQDQGDRVSLDAADSGRGSWTSCSSGSHDNIQNMQQGRSWELSIGGLSSASEALLGGPAALWAAQARGSWASASSSSSSAAYWGEESEGDTGTIKRRGGKDVNADAETSSITSTGSEEAKQLGRPSPSPITAGGKAFLSRKEGRYREPPPTPPGYTALTLSDLAEGQHPPPPVPTTTVTHTSRRPPDYTTALQRSRMVTQSPDSHQAHQATKHRGGSLHRTRSPADEQEPDDEEEGESLSPKLVALRKPLARHTPEAPRP; translated from the exons atGAAACCATTAGCAGCATCAGACAGCAATGGAGTCCCGAGCCAGCAAGATAAAACCCCG cTCCCTGCAGACTTCAGCAGACTGCACCTGGCCGACGGCTTACACCCACAGGTGACCCACGTCTCGTCCAGCCACTCAGGATGTAGTATCACCAGTGACTCTGGAAGCAGCAGCCTTTCAGACATTTACCAG GCCACAGAGAACGAGCCAGGCGACATGGACCTGAGCGGCCTGCCTGAGACCGCAGTGGACTCCGAGGAGGACGATGACGAGGAGGACATCGAGCGGGCCTCCGACCCCCTGATGAGCCGGGACATCGTCAGGGACTGCCTGGAGAAGGACCCCATGGACCGGACGGATGATGACATAG AGCAATTACTGGAGTTCATGCATCAGCTGCCAGCGTTTGCTAACATGACCATGTCGGTGAGGAGGGAGCTCTGCGCGGTCATGGTGTTCGCCGTGGTGGAGCGAGCCGGCACCATCGTTCTCAATGATGGAGAAGAG CTGGACTCGTGGTCGGTGATCCTGAACGGCTCGGTGGAGGTGACCTACCCCGACAGTCGGACAGAGATGCTGTGCATGGGGAACAGCTTCGGTGTGTCTCCAACCATGGAGAAGGAATTCATGAAAGGCGTCATGAGGACCAAGGTGGACGACTGCCAG tttgtatGCATAGCCCAGCAGGACTACTGCTGCATCCTCAACCAGGTGGAGAAGAACATGCAGAAGGttgaggaggaaggagagatcGTCATGGTGAAGGAACACCGTGAACTGGATCGTACCGGCACCAGGAAAGGACATATTGTCATCAAG GGCACGCCTGAGCGTCTCACCATGCACCTGGTGGAGGAGCACTCAGTGGTGGATCCTACCTACATCGAGGACTTCCTGTTGACCTACAGGACCTTCCTCTCCAGCCCCATGGTCGTGGGAAAGAAGCTCCTGGAATGGTTTCACGACCCAAGTCTCAGGGACAAG GTTACACGGGTAGTCTTGCTGTGGGTAAACAATCACTTTAATGACTTCGAGGGAGACCCTGCCATGACTCACTTTCTGGAGGAGTTTGAGAGCAATCTGGAGAAGGAG aaaatgtgcgGGCACCTCAGACTGTTAAACATAGCGTGTGCTGCTAAAGCCAAGCCACGGCTAGTGACGCTGACCAAGCCGTCCAGAGACTCTCCTCTGGCCTTCACCCTTCTCGGAGGTCAAGAGAAAGGTTTCTGCATCTTCATTGATGCCGTGGAGCCAGGGAGCAAGGCAGCAGAGGCCGGACTCAAGCGTGGAGATCAG ATCTTGGAGGTAAATGGACAGAATTTTGAGACTGTCCAGTTCAGCAAAGCCAATGAGATTTTAAAGAACAACACCCACTTATCCATAACtgtgaaaacaaatcttttag TGTTTAAGGAGCTGCTAACACGGCCAGAACATGAGCATGAGTTGGACGGGGACGAGGAACACGACAGGAAGAACGGTGCGCCTCATCTACCAAAAATTGGGGACATTAAGAAGGGGAGCCGTTACTCCATACCGGACCTGGCGGTGGACGTGGAACAGGTCATGGGGCTGGAGAAAGCCAGCAAAAAGGCCAAGAGCAACACAGTGGGAGGCCGcaacaagctgaaaaaaatctttgataAGACACTCACCAGCATCCTGCCCCCCAAACCGTACAA CGACGTTTGTGTAGGCCAATCACAGGATGACAGCATAGTGGGGATGAAGCCGTCCAAGCAGATCCCAGCAGCTCTGCCGGTCAGTGGGAACCTGTCGTCGTCAAACCCGGACCTCCTGCAGTCACACCACCGCATTCTGGACTTCAACAACCAGCCTG ATATGTCAGACCAAGTGCTACGAGTATTCAAGGCGGACCAGCAGTCTCGGTATATCATGATTGGGAAGGACACAACAGCTAAAGAGGTGGTGGCCCAGGCTATCAGGGAGTTTGCTCTGACTGCAACGCCAGAGGCTTATTCACTATGTGAAGTGTCTGTCACACCGGAGGGCGTCATTAAGCAGAGGCGCTTACCAGACCAGCTTTCCAAGCTAGCTGACAGGATTCAGCTAAGTGGCAG ATACTACTTGAAGAGCAATATGGAGACGGAAACATTGTGCTCTGATGAAGACGCGCAGGACCTCCTACGAGAAGGCCAGAtcgctctgctgcagctcagcacGGTGGAGGTGGCCACCCAGCTCTCCATGAGAGCCTTTGAACTTTTCTGTGCCATCGAGCCCACCGAATACATCGACGACCTGTTCAAGCTGCGCTCCAAGACAGGCTCGGTCAGCCTCAAGCGCTTCGAGGAGTCCATCAACCATGAGACCTTCTGGGTGGCAACCGAGGTGGTACGGGAACCCAACCAGCTCAAGCGCATGAAGATCATAAAGCATTTCATCAAGATTGCTCTACATTGTCGAGAGTGCAAGAACTTCAACTCCATGTTTGCCATCATCAG TGGCTTGAACTTGGCTCCAGTTTCCAGACTAAGGGGAACATGGGAAAAATTGCCAAGCAAATATGAGAAATTGTTTGGGGACTTGCAGGATCTCTTCGACCCCTCTAGAAATATGGCCAAGTACAGGAATGTTCTCAACAATCAGAACCTTCAGCCTCCAATCATTCCCCTGTTCCCAGTTATCAAGAAGGACCTCACCTTCCTACACGAAG GCAATGACTCCAAAGTGGACGGTTTGGTGAACTTTGAGAAGCTTAGGATGATTGCCAAAGAAATCCGTCATGTGGGCCGCATGGCATCTGTCAACATGGACCCTGCTCTCATGTTCCGGACCAG GAAGAAGAAATGGAGAAGTTTAGG CTCTTTAAGTCAGGGCAGCGCCAATGCAGCCGTGCTCGACGTCAGCCAGACAGGTGGCCACAAGAAGCGGGTTCGACGCAGCTCCTTCCTCAACGCCAAAAAGCTCTATGAAGACGCCCAGATGGCCAGGAAGGTCAAGCAGTACCTGTCCAACCTAAGTCTGGAAACCAACGAGGAGAGCCTTCAGACATTTTCACTGCAGTGTGAACCCTCAATCAGCACAT TACCCAAGAATGCTGGTGGGAAGCGACCTGACACCTCCCCGGTCGTGTCCAGAGCAGCCAGTCAGCAGCGGGGCCAGTTAGCCAAAGGAAACCAGGTTCTGCAAGTTCCCACTGTGGCGCTCTACCCATCCCGGAAAAGAGTGCCAGTCAAGGATCTACCACCTTTTG GCACCAGTTCGCCCCAATCCCTGAAGAAGATCCTGTCTCTGTCTGAGGAGGGGAACGAAAGGCACCGGCGGCAGCCAGAGGACACCATGTCCAACGCTTCCTCCCAGCTCTCCTCTCCACCCACCTCCCCCCAGAGCTCACCAAAGAAGG GTTACGGCAGGTCAGGTGACGCCTACTCGGACCCTGGTCACAGCGAGATCTCATCCCGCTCCAGCCTGGTCAGTAACTCCTCCTTCGACATGGCGCAGGAGGAGCGGAGACTCCGtcactctggaggagctggcgAATCCCACATGGGGGGGCCTCGGCTGGAGAGGAGAGCCACGACCGACCCTGATCAGTACAGTCTGGG GTCCTATTCTTCGATGCAGGACTGTCGGGGTATTTATGTCGGCTGCCCCACTGTCCTGTCCTCGCCCAGCTCAGAGGAACTGACTCAGGATCAGGGAGATCGCGTGTCTCTGGATGCTGCAGACAGCGGCCGCGGCTCCTGGACTTCCTGTTCCTCTGGTTCCCATGACAACATTCAGAACATGCAGCAGGGCCGTAGCTGGGAGCTCAGTATTGGAGGGCTGTCTTCGGCATCGGAGGCGTTGTTAGGGGGTCCGGCGGCGCTGTGGGCGGCGCAGGCCAGGGGCAGCTGGGCATCGGCCagctcctcctcatcctcagccGCCTACTGGGGAGAAGAATCAGAGGGAGACACAGGGACGAtcaagaggagaggaggaaaggaCGTAAATGCAGACGCAGAGACGAGTAGCATCACATCCACCGGGTCGGAGGAGGCCAAGCAGCTCGGCCGGCCGTCTCCCTCACCCATCACAGCTGGGGGTAAAGCCTTTCTTT CTCGGAAGGAGGGCCGATACCGGGAGCCCCCCCCGACTCCGCCCGGCTACACCGCCCTGACCCTCTCCGACCTCGCCGAGGGACAGCACCCGCCCCCGCCCGTACCCACGACAACGGTAACCCACACAAGCCGCCGGCCGCCGGACTACACCACGGCTCTCCAGCGCTCGCGGATGGTGACCCAGTCGCCCGACTCCCACCAGGCCCACCAGGCCACCAAACACCGGGGAGGCAGCCTCCACCGCACCCGCTCCCCCGCAGACGAGCAAGAGCCCGACGACGAAGAGGAGGGTGAGTCCTTGTCTCCCAAACTAGTGGCTCTGAGGAAACCGTTGGCCCGACACACGCCTGAGGCCCCCAGACCGTGA